The following coding sequences are from one Ammospiza caudacuta isolate bAmmCau1 chromosome 10, bAmmCau1.pri, whole genome shotgun sequence window:
- the MTFMT gene encoding methionyl-tRNA formyltransferase, mitochondrial yields the protein MRARLLRACREGVRAAGPPWRVLFFGTDRFAVTTLRALRAAGEPSEDSLVSRLEVVTLPSRLARDLPVRRCARELQLPVHEWPHTGPAGHFDVGVVASFGRLLSEELILQFPYGVLNVHPSCLPRWRGPAPIVHTVLHGDQVTGVTIMEIRPKRFDVGPIIKQEEVTVPPRCTAQELEGMLAKMGANMLLAVLKNLPESLKNKKEQPKEGVTFAPKISIAKSCIKWEEQRAAQIIQLHRAIGSMFPLQTLWKGTAIKLLDFVEVDNIPGFSDQIQNDCEVVPGSVLFHKMSQTLIARCKEGWVGIKTVVLKKKLTAVDFYNGYMHSWFQQNPRTVHGECRFQTLKLSTAKKTLKERGILAQDIKQ from the exons AtgcgggcccggctgctgcgCGCCTGCCGCGAGGGCGtgagggcggcggggccgccatGGCGGGTCCTGTTCTTCGGCACCGACCGCTTCGCCGTGACCACCCTGCGAGCCCTGCGGGCCGCCGG GGAGCCCAGCGAGGACTCGCTCGTGTCCCGGCTGGAGGTGGTGACCCTGCCCTCCCGCCTGGCCCGGGACCTGCCCGTCAGGCgctgtgccagggagctccagctgcctgtgCACGAGTGGCCGCACACGGGACCCGCGGGGCATTTCGATGTGGGTGTGGTGGCATCTTTTGGACGTCTTCTAAGCGAGGAGCTCATTCTGCAGTTCCCATA TGGGGTGCTGAATGTCCATCCCAGCTGTCTCCCACGATGGCGTGGTCCTGCACCCATAGTCCACACAGTGCTTCATGGTGATCAGGTGACTGGGGTGACAATTATGGAAATAAGACCAAAAAG GTTTGATGTAGGTCCAATTATTAAGCAAGAAGAGGTCACTGTTCCTCCCCGCTGCACGGcacaggagctggaagggatgTTGGCAAAGATGGGGGCAAACATG cTGTTAGCAGTTTTGAAGAACTTGCCcgaaagtttaaaaaataaaaaagagcagCCAAAAGAAGGAGTAACATTTG CTCCTAAAATCTCTATAGCGAAGAGTTGTATAAAATGGGAAGAGCAAAGAGCTGCACAAATAATTCAGCTGCATCGTGCAATAGGGAGTATG TTTCCTTTGCAGACACTCTGGAAGGGTACTGCCATCAAACTCCTGGATTTTGTTGAAGTGGATAACATCCCTGGTTTTTCTG aTCAAATACAAAATGACTGTGAAGTTGTTCCTGGTTCAGTGTTGTTCCATAAAATGTCCCAAACATTGATAGCTCGCTGCAAG gaAGGCTGGGTTGGAATCAAAACAGTTGTTTTAAAGAAGAAGCTTACAGCAGTTGACTTCTACAATGGATATATGCACTCTTGGTTCCAGCAGAATCCAAGAACAGTTCATGGGGAATGCAGATTTCAAACACTCAAACTTAGCACGGCAAAAAAGACTCTGAAAGAGAGGGGAATATTGGCACAGGATATAAAgcaataa